The genomic DNA TCGACCAGCGCCAAGCCCCGCCGCTCCGCGGGCGGCAACTGGGCCCTGATCTCCGTCCAGCCGTCGCCCTCGCGCACACGGACCTGGGGATCGCCGCGGAATTCGGCGGTCAGCGTCGCCGCGTCGACCGGATGCAGCTCGCAAACCGTCAACCGGTCGCCGGGACGCAATAGCGCCCGCACCAGACGGGGTGAGCCGGGATAGAAGCGAGGAGGTCCATCCCCTCCCTCGTTGGCCGACGCCACAGCCGCCAAATAGGGTGCCAACGCGGGATGGGGAGCCGGGTGGGCGAGCAGGCGCCGGATACCGGACTCCGCCTCGCCGGTCTTCAGCGCCTCGGCGGCGAACAGATCGTAGAGTCCCAGGCCGCCATGAGTATCCAGCACGGCGAAGGGCTTGTCCTTTTCCTTCAGCCGCTCGATCAGCAGCGCCAGCACCGCGTGCTTGAGAACATCGGCGAAATTTCCGGCATGGAAGGCATGGCGGTAGTTCATGGCTGTCCCCAGGACACCGACAGTGTCCCCTTTCCTGGCGAGAAGTGACGTCGCCCCGCCGAATATTCAATCGAAATCGGGGTTGTACCGCAACAGCGCCTGGCCGAGGGGCCGATCAACGGCCGTGCAGGGCTTTCGCGTCGGCTTCCAGGCGGCGGGCCGCCGTCATCAGTTCGTCATCATGGGTCGAATGGCAGAGAGCCGCGTATCGCAGTCGGGCCGCGATCAAGCCCCAGAGGCACATCACATTGCCGCAGTACCTGCGGTTCCGTACCGCCGCGCCGCAGGCGTCGGCCATAACCTGTCGCATCGTTTCGCCGCTCATGACGCACCCGTCGCCGCCTCGCCGGCATTGCGAGTCATAATTATTCTTGAATTTACGTCAAGGGATAATTCCTGCGGCCACGGGAATATCGCGGGGCTTTACCGTAACCCGATCGGGCGGATCAAAGGGTTCCCATGGCCTCCGCATCGGCATCCACCCGGCGTGCCGCCGCCTCAAGGCCTGGAGCGAGCGTCCGATTCCTGAGCGCCAGGTAACGCAGTCTTGCGGCCAACAAGCCGGAAAGACATTTCAAATCGCTGCAAAGTCTCCGGTTCCGTACCATCCAGGTCGCCGC from Magnetospirillum sp. WYHS-4 includes the following:
- the rlmJ gene encoding 23S rRNA (adenine(2030)-N(6))-methyltransferase RlmJ gives rise to the protein MNYRHAFHAGNFADVLKHAVLALLIERLKEKDKPFAVLDTHGGLGLYDLFAAEALKTGEAESGIRRLLAHPAPHPALAPYLAAVASANEGGDGPPRFYPGSPRLVRALLRPGDRLTVCELHPVDAATLTAEFRGDPQVRVREGDGWTEIRAQLPPAERRGLALVDPPFEAPGEFQRLHRALREGHRRFATGQFLLWYPIKDRREVEAFHRDLRAGDIRRILAVELRVRSDKDVTVLSGSGLVLVNPPWKMEEALAGLLPWLAEALAQEPGGGFRLDWLVPE